The nucleotide sequence GCGTCCAGCCAGACCAGTGCCCGCTGCTGCAGCGGAAGGTGGTCGAGCAACCGCGCCAGTGCGCTCCGCTGCGCGGCGTCAGTGTCGGTGACTTCCAGCGCGCCCAGCAGGTGGTGGGCCCGGCCGCCCGGGTCGACGGTGGCCTGCCGGGTGTCGATCCAGCCTGCCGAGGCTGAGGTTCCCCCGCTTTGCCGGAGTGTCTGAACACTGGTTCGATCTTGAGAACCAGGAAGGAAGGCACTGGTGCCCGCACCGAAGAAGTACCCCGATGAGCTGCGCGAACGAGCGGTCCGGCTGTATCGGGAGTCCGACCCCCGCCCGACGTTCCGCGGGCTCGCGCAGCAGCTCGGGGTGCATCACGAGGCCCTGCGCAACTGGGTCCGCCAAGCGGAGGCCGACAAGGGCGAGCGCGATGATCGGCCGTCGACCGACATGCTCGCCGAGAACCGGCGGTTGGCGAAGGAGAACGCCGAGCTGCGGCGGGTCAACGAGGTCCTGCGCGCGGCGAGCGCCTATTTCGCCAGCGAGATCGGCCCGACCCGGAGGTGGTCATGAGCTTCGTCGACGCCCATGACTTCCCCGTCGGTCTCGTACTACGGGTCCTGAACATCGCGGCCTCGACCTACTACGACTGGCGCGCCCGCCGCGCGTCACCATCGCAGCGGCAGCTCGACGACGCCGTCCTGCTCGAGCAAATCGTGAAGATCCGCTCGATCAGCGAGTTCGCCACCACCTACGGCTCCCCGCGGGTCTGGCTCGAGCTGCGCCGCCAGGGCGTGCACGTCGGCCGCAAGCGCGTCGAGCGGATCATGCGCGAGCACGGCCTACAGGGCGCCCACCTGCGCCGCGGCTGGAAGGGCGGCTCGACCCGGCAGAACCCCGCCCACCGGCCGGCGCCGGACCTGCTCGAACGCGACTTCACCGCGACCGCGCCGAACCGCGTCTGGGTGGCCGACCTGACCCGGATCGTCACCGGCGAGGGCGTGTTGTGGCTGGCCTCGGTGCGTGACGCGTTCTCCAACCGGGTCGTCGGCTGGGCCACCGACCCCCGTGCGACGACCGCGCTGGTCCTCACCGCGCTCAACCACGCCCTGCGCTCGCGGGACCTGCGCCCCGGCCAGTTGATCTTTCACAGCGACAAGGGAGCCCAGTACACGGCGCTGCGACTCACCCAGCGCCTGGTCGACGCCGGTGTCGCCCCGTCGACCGGGTCCACA is from Pseudonocardia autotrophica and encodes:
- a CDS encoding transposase, giving the protein MPAPKKYPDELRERAVRLYRESDPRPTFRGLAQQLGVHHEALRNWVRQAEADKGERDDRPSTDMLAENRRLAKENAELRRVNEVLRAASAYFASEIGPTRRWS
- a CDS encoding IS3 family transposase; the protein is MSFVDAHDFPVGLVLRVLNIAASTYYDWRARRASPSQRQLDDAVLLEQIVKIRSISEFATTYGSPRVWLELRRQGVHVGRKRVERIMREHGLQGAHLRRGWKGGSTRQNPAHRPAPDLLERDFTATAPNRVWVADLTRIVTGEGVLWLASVRDAFSNRVVGWATDPRATTALVLTALNHALRSRDLRPGQLIFHSDKGAQYTALRLTQRLVDAGVAPSTGSTGDSYDNALAENLWSTLKIELLYWPGTTFTTRRDAEHALIRYLDGWYNPRRIQARLGGLSPDEYEDDYRRTQRDADR